A window of Belonocnema kinseyi isolate 2016_QV_RU_SX_M_011 chromosome 9, B_treatae_v1, whole genome shotgun sequence contains these coding sequences:
- the LOC117179716 gene encoding uncharacterized protein LOC117179716 yields MGATYSPREIDPVHPSKTEQLAMWINRVRSKKVMRRRNRKRDLRVEAVLTSALFKAEFELRTKQRLRNIKWQELKKELMLDYKYGSPNCSEEYSNYLRCHDHNPWKEPVCEELNSLNEFMTQLSEIKIPIER; encoded by the coding sequence ATGGGGGCAACATATTCTCCTCGAGAAATCGATCCCGTTCATCCAAGTAAAACTGAGCAATTAGCCATGTGGATAAATCGTGTTCGTTCGAAAAAAGTAATGCGTCGTAGAAACCGGAAACGCGATCTCAGAGTCGAGGCGGTGCTGACGTCTGCGCTCTTCAAGGCCGAGTTTGAGTTGCGCACGAAGCAACGCTTGCGCAACATCAAGTGGCAGGAACTAAAAAAGGAACTGATGCTTGACTACAAATATGGCAGCCCGAATTGCAGTGAAGAATATTCAAATTACTTGCGATGTCATGATCACAATCCGTGGAAAGAACCTGTCTGCGAGGAATTAAATAGTCTGAACGAATTTATGACCCAGTTGAGTGAAATCAAAATTCCAATTGAGCGATGA